In one Thermanaerovibrio velox DSM 12556 genomic region, the following are encoded:
- the cobO gene encoding cob(I)yrinic acid a,c-diamide adenosyltransferase has translation MGMVQVYTGNGKGKTTAALGLAVRAVGHGRRVKMIQFLKGWDFYGEIRGAGFLEGFELVRTGTADYVPKGGARDVDFSEARRGLELAREALSSGAYDLVILDEVNVAMDYGLLNVEEVLEVIGGRHERTEVVLTGRYAPEEVIAAADLVTEMREVKHPYQKGVKAREGIEY, from the coding sequence ATGGGGATGGTTCAAGTTTACACCGGGAACGGCAAGGGCAAGACCACCGCGGCCCTGGGGCTTGCGGTGAGGGCGGTGGGACACGGCCGGAGGGTCAAGATGATACAGTTCTTGAAGGGCTGGGACTTCTACGGGGAGATCCGGGGGGCAGGGTTCCTGGAGGGTTTTGAGCTGGTCCGGACCGGCACGGCGGACTACGTGCCCAAGGGAGGTGCCAGGGATGTGGACTTCAGCGAGGCCCGTCGGGGGCTTGAGTTGGCCCGGGAGGCCCTGAGCTCCGGGGCCTATGACCTGGTGATCCTGGACGAGGTGAACGTGGCGATGGACTACGGGCTCCTCAACGTGGAGGAGGTGTTGGAGGTGATAGGGGGCCGGCACGAGAGGACCGAGGTGGTCCTCACCGGCCGTTATGCCCCGGAGGAGGTCATCGCCGCGGCGGACCTGGTGACCGAGATGCGGGAGGTCAAGCACCCATACCAGAAGGGGGTGAAGGCCCGGGAGGGGATAGAGTACTGA
- a CDS encoding DUF6672 family protein, producing the protein MTRRNLIRLVLVGALVALGAVLFVLGKEHQLFLDNQAATLSGKDLKPIESLRVTVGSGEPMEFMADDRDVVVVRGPRVPIKVELLDQNGGVTKTVETTLSFSTEDRAMVSLPALVEGLPCMLTPPGNE; encoded by the coding sequence TTGACTAGAAGAAACCTCATAAGACTCGTGCTGGTGGGAGCTTTGGTGGCCTTGGGCGCCGTCCTGTTCGTGCTGGGCAAGGAGCACCAGCTGTTCCTGGACAACCAGGCCGCAACCCTGTCCGGAAAGGACCTAAAGCCCATCGAATCCCTGCGGGTCACCGTAGGCTCCGGGGAACCCATGGAGTTCATGGCGGACGACCGGGACGTGGTGGTGGTCCGAGGCCCCCGGGTGCCCATAAAGGTGGAGCTGTTGGACCAGAACGGGGGAGTCACGAAGACCGTGGAGACCACCCTATCCTTCTCCACCGAGGACAGGGCCATGGTGTCGTTGCCGGCCCTGGTGGAGGGGCTGCCTTGCATGCTCACCCCCCCGGGGAACGAATAG
- a CDS encoding methyl-accepting chemotaxis protein gives MADMKIGFIGGGEGALKIMRHLMKLDFKIAGVVDISDDAPAMREARQHHIPTFKRMEDLLSRPCDLVIEVTGRDSVAKEVEEKKSPRTGLLRSQDARFLYDIIAKEDENSRVITRQIEEIIKLRKALSEILKPLKEAFDSLASGNKDVEGTMKPMLEAMERLTQETQRSDELVSTIHAIARQTKMLGLNAAIEAARAGDMGKGFAVVADEVRKLAEQTTASVQEVGDVLTDIAEISKALGEPIKQFSAVAQNRVKTIEAIKSQVESLSSMVASAEAVEARLREIL, from the coding sequence ATGGCAGACATGAAGATAGGTTTCATCGGAGGAGGCGAGGGGGCCCTCAAGATAATGCGTCACCTCATGAAGCTGGACTTCAAGATCGCCGGGGTGGTTGACATCTCCGATGACGCCCCCGCCATGAGGGAAGCCCGTCAGCACCACATACCCACCTTCAAGAGGATGGAAGACCTGTTGAGCCGTCCCTGCGACCTGGTGATAGAGGTCACCGGCAGGGACTCGGTGGCCAAGGAGGTGGAGGAGAAGAAGTCCCCCAGGACCGGCCTGCTGCGCTCCCAGGACGCCCGGTTCCTCTACGACATAATCGCCAAGGAGGATGAGAACTCCCGGGTCATAACCCGGCAGATCGAGGAGATAATAAAGCTCCGGAAGGCCCTTTCGGAGATACTTAAGCCCCTCAAGGAGGCGTTCGACTCCCTGGCATCGGGGAACAAGGACGTGGAAGGCACCATGAAACCCATGCTGGAGGCCATGGAGCGGCTCACCCAGGAGACCCAGCGGTCCGACGAGCTGGTTAGCACCATACATGCCATAGCCAGGCAGACCAAGATGCTGGGGCTCAACGCCGCCATCGAGGCCGCCAGGGCGGGGGACATGGGCAAGGGCTTCGCGGTGGTGGCGGACGAGGTGCGCAAGCTGGCGGAACAGACCACCGCCTCGGTCCAGGAGGTGGGGGACGTGCTCACCGACATAGCGGAGATCTCCAAGGCCCTCGGGGAACCCATAAAGCAGTTCAGCGCCGTGGCCCAGAACAGGGTCAAGACCATAGAGGCCATAAAATCCCAGGTGGAGAGCCTGTCGTCCATGGTGGCCTCCGCGGAGGCCGTGGAGGCCAGGCTCCGGGAGATCCTGTAG
- a CDS encoding ABC transporter permease, giving the protein MKDANMKEKIQRLLISNAVPIIFIALSAVAIPLSGFTASYLIQEMMTRVARNSFLVLSLLIPILAGMGLNFGMVLGAMAGQIGLILISDWSVSGLPGMLLAALIATPIAVFLGWVCGSVLNRAKGREMVTSYILGFFINGLYQLLVLYGMGKLIPIRKAELVLSRGYGIRNAINLQGIRHCLDELIPLKIGELSVPLATYLVIGAFCLFILWFQRTKLGQDMRAIGQDMAVADSAGIPVEKTRIIAIIISTVLACYGQIIFLQNIGTMNTYNSHDQAGMFAIAALLIGGATVAKATIGNVFLGVVLFHLMFVVSPMAGKQLIGQAQLGEYFRVFVSYGIIAISLALHAWKRQKDRERARRSLRGQAA; this is encoded by the coding sequence ATGAAGGACGCCAACATGAAGGAAAAGATCCAGCGGCTTCTCATAAGCAACGCGGTGCCCATCATCTTCATCGCCCTGTCGGCGGTGGCGATACCCCTGTCCGGGTTTACCGCCAGCTACCTCATCCAAGAGATGATGACCCGGGTGGCCAGGAACTCCTTCCTGGTTCTCTCCCTTCTCATCCCGATCCTGGCGGGAATGGGGCTCAACTTCGGCATGGTGCTGGGGGCCATGGCGGGGCAGATAGGGCTCATCCTCATCTCCGACTGGTCCGTTTCAGGGCTGCCGGGAATGCTGCTGGCCGCCCTCATCGCCACCCCCATAGCGGTCTTCCTGGGCTGGGTGTGCGGATCTGTGCTTAACCGGGCCAAGGGGCGGGAGATGGTCACCAGCTACATCCTGGGCTTCTTCATCAACGGCCTCTACCAGCTGCTGGTGCTATACGGAATGGGCAAGCTCATACCCATAAGGAAGGCGGAGCTGGTGCTCTCCAGGGGCTACGGCATAAGGAACGCCATCAACCTGCAGGGCATAAGGCACTGCCTGGACGAGCTGATACCCCTCAAGATAGGGGAGCTAAGCGTGCCCTTGGCCACCTACCTGGTCATAGGGGCCTTCTGCCTATTCATCCTCTGGTTCCAGCGCACCAAGCTGGGCCAGGACATGAGGGCCATAGGACAGGACATGGCGGTGGCGGACTCGGCGGGCATCCCGGTGGAGAAGACCAGGATAATAGCCATCATCATCTCCACCGTGCTGGCCTGCTACGGTCAGATAATATTCCTCCAGAACATAGGCACCATGAACACATACAACAGCCACGACCAGGCGGGCATGTTCGCCATAGCGGCGCTGCTCATCGGCGGCGCCACCGTCGCCAAGGCCACCATCGGCAACGTGTTCCTGGGGGTGGTGCTGTTCCACCTCATGTTCGTGGTGTCCCCCATGGCGGGCAAGCAGCTCATAGGCCAGGCCCAGCTTGGGGAGTACTTCCGGGTCTTCGTCTCCTACGGCATAATCGCCATCTCCCTGGCGCTTCACGCCTGGAAGAGACAGAAGGACCGGGAGCGGGCCCGCCGTTCCCTCCGGGGCCAGGCGGCCTAA